In one window of Acanthopagrus latus isolate v.2019 chromosome 15, fAcaLat1.1, whole genome shotgun sequence DNA:
- the inpp5f gene encoding phosphatidylinositide phosphatase SAC2 isoform X1, with protein MELFQAKDEYILQSGDRALWCSRKDGTMTVRPATDLLLAWNPVCLGLVEGVIGKIQLHTDLPLGLVLIRQKALVGILPGDHKVYKITKIAVIPLSDEEPQELELELCKKHHFGIDKPEKLAPSPDDSKFLMKTFSQIKSNVAVPIKKKYSPAFQVKENKEKERLERRLLDELYKIFMDSDSFYYSMTYDLTNTVQRQGGSDKSSLPLWKQVDDRFFWNKHMIQDLIDLQVPEVDFWVVPIIQGFVQVEELVVNYNETSDEERSSPETPPQEVTCVDDIHPRFTVALISRRSRHRAGMRYKRRGVDTDGHVANYVETEQLIHVHSHTLSFVQTRGSVPVFWSQAGYRYNPRPRLEKGERETMSYFAAHFEEQLKLYNTQVIINLVDQGGREKIIGDAYLKQVLLYNNPKLTYVSFDFHEHCRGMKFENVQILTDAISDIITDMKWAWVDQAGVICKQEGIFRVNCMDCLDRTNVVQAAVARVVMEQQLKKLGVMPPEQPLPVKCYRIYQIMWANNGDTISRQYAGTAALKGDFTRTGERKLAGVMKDGVNSANRYYLNRFRDAYRQAVIDLMMGLPVTEDLYSIFSKEKEHEEKEKESQRGAQEQVSLLLQTYMQLLLPDDEKFHGGWALINCDMSLIDANNKDVDVLLLLSDKAYYIAYYDEEADKVNQYQRLNLEGLEKIEIGPEPTLFGKPKFCCMRLHYRNEETSGYFHTLRAATRNPEDDGKDTLQCIAEMLRITKQATGLDLLVVEKKLERRQSKPHEDIMGIQNKPADQGQGSSGLAQGKSFLLNKFSSLNQKVKQTKTNVNIGPFKPLGKLGTFSKPDVKVNFLKPTMHVNLWKSDSSLETSDNNPGGALKDIGDEHSDISDDSDSYNSDPEHPCSGSLENVDYVLPSCGIVASNPRLGSRSQSIGSVELNIPSVIRVTGCDGKQESPSQVSDDKSPGAASVAEEAILIDFGTPIDAYCHQFIQDAQTKPVEVFGEQPPAAAPLLNPVLPVQNKTPADSDKQPSSELQHRQEEPQLPRPSQLDVETTTSNSNLLAVQKPSSAASGGSQRSLGSQMEGSLGPSPADSNGSRVVSPFAKIKSSMVQVASLTQAGLTQGINFAVAKVQKSPEPDAVNEAQENELKAMFTQCQTRIIQI; from the exons ATGGAGCTGTTCCAAGCCAAAGACGAGTATATTCTTCAGAGTGGGGACCGTGCTCTGTGGTGCAGCCGGAAAGACGGGACTATGACCGTCAGACCTG cgACTGACCTGCTTTTAGCTTGGAATCCCGTGTGTTTGGGTTTGGTAGAAGGTGTTATTGGCAAGATACAGCTTCACACAG ATCTTCCTCTCGGCCTTGTATTAATCCGCCAGAAAGCACTCGTGGGCATTTTACCAGGCGACCATAAAGTCTATAAGATCACCAAGATAGCTGTCATTCCGCTTTCTGATGAAGAGCCTCAGGAGCTCGAGCTGGAG CTTTGCAAGAAGCATCACTTTGGAATCGACAAACCAGAGAAACTGGCCCCGTCTCCTGATGATTCAAAGTTCTTGATGAAAACTTTCAGccagatcaaatcaaatgtgGCTGTGCCTATCAAGAAAAAG TATTCCCCTGCCTTCCAGGtcaaggaaaacaaagagaaggaacGTCTGGAGAGGCGGCTGCTGGATGAGCTATACAAGATATTCATGGACTCGGACTCTTTCTATTACAGCATGACCTACGACCTGACAAACACTGTGCAGCGACAGGGAGGCTCGGATAAATCCAGTTTACCTCTGTGGAAACAG GTGGATGACCGTTTCTTCTGGAATAAGCACATGATCCAAGATCTAATTGACCTTCAG GTGCCAGAGGTGGACTTCTGGGTGGTACCAATCATCCAGGGCTTTGTTCAGGTGGAGGAACTGGTGGTGAACTACAATGAGACATCtgatgaggagaggagcagcCCTGAGACCCCACCGCAGGAGGTCACCTGTGTTGATGACATTCATCCCCGCTTCACTGTGGCCCTGATCTCCAGACGTAGCCGTCACCGTGCAG GGATGCGGTACAAACGCAGGGGAGTGGATACTGATGGCCATGTGGCGAACTATGTGGAGACAGAGCAGTTGATCCACGTGCACAGCCACACTCTGTCCTTTGTGCAGACTCGTGGCTCTGTGCCTGTCTTCTGGAGCCAGGCTGGGTACCGCTACAACCCCCGGCCACGCTTAGAGAAAG GAGAGAGGGAAACCATGTCTTACTTTGCTGCTCACTTTGAAGAACAGCTTAAACTCTACAATACGCAG GTCATCATTAACTTGGTCGATCAAGGTGGACGCGAGAAGATAATTGGCGACGCATATCTGAAGCAAGTCCTTCTTTACAACAATCCAAAACTCACATACGTTTCGTTTGACTTCCATGAGCACTG CCGAGGTATGAAGTTTGAGAATGTGCAAATACTGACAGATGCGatctctgacatcatcacagacatGAAGTGGGCTTG GGTGGATCAGGCCGGAGTTATCTGCAAGCAGGAGGGTATCTTCAGAGTCAACTGTATGGACTGTCTTGACAGAACCAATGTGGTCCAGGCTGCTGTTGCTCGGGTGGTGATGGAGCAACAG ctgaAGAAACTGGGTGTGATGCCTCCTGAGCAGCCTCTGCCCGTCAAGTGCTACAGGATTTATCAGATCATGTGGGCCAATAACGGAGACACCATCAGCAGACAGTACGCAGGCACAGCAGCGCTGAAG GGCGATTTCACCAGGACGGGTGAGAGGAAACTGGCTGGTGTGATGAAGGATGGTGTGAATTCAGCCAACCGCTACTATCTGAACCGCTTCAGGGATGCTTACAGACAAGCAGTCATTG ACCTAATGATGGGCTTGCCAGTGACGGAGGACCTCTACTCCATCTTCAGTAAGGAGAAGGAGcatgaagagaaggagaaagagagccagagaggagcACAGGAGCAGGTCAGCCTCCTGCTGCAGACATACATGCAGCTTTTACTGCCTGATGACGAGAAGTTTCACGGCGGTTGGGCCCTCATCAACTGTGACATGAG CCTCATCGATGCAAACAACAAAGACGTGGATGTgctgcttcttttgtccgacAAAGCATATTATATTGCTTA cTACGATGAAGAAGCAGATAAAGTCAACCAATACCAGCGACTCAATTTGGAGGGTTTGGAAAAGATAGAGATCG gtCCGGAGCCGACTCTGTTTGGGAAGCCAAAGTTCTGCTGCATGCGTTTGCATTACAGGAATGAGGAGACGAGTGGATACTTCCACACGCTGAGAGCAGCAACACGAAACCCTGAGGATGATGGAAAAG ACACGTTACAATGCATAGCTGAGATGCTTCGCATAACTAAACAGGCCACGGGGCTAGACCTGCTTGTGGTTGAAAagaagctggagag GCGGCAGAGTAAACCTCATGAGGATATAATGGGCATCCAGAACAAACCTGCTGACCAGGGACAGGGTAGCTCGGGTTTGGCACAGGGCAAAAGTTTCCTCCTCAACAAATTCTCCTCTCTCAATCAGAAAGTGAAACAGACCAAGACAAATGTAAACATCGGCCCCTTCAAGCCTCTCGGGAAGCTTGGCACCTTCTCTAAGCCTGATGTAAAAGTCAATTTCCTAAAGCCAACTATGCATGTCAACCTGTGGAAGTCGGACAGTAGCTTGGAGACATCAGATAACAACCCTGGCGGAGCCCTGAAAGATATCGGTGATGAGCACTCTGACATCTCCGACGACTCTGACTCCTATAATTCTGATCCAGAGCACCCGTGTTCTGGCTCTTTAGAGAACGTGGACTATGTGCTGCCCAGCTGTGGCATTGTAGCATCAAACCCACGACTGGGCAGTCGCTCCCAGTCAATTGGTAGCGTAGAACTAAATATTCCCTCTGTTATCCGGGTCACTGGCTGTGACGGGAAGCAGGAAAGCCCTTCTCAAGTCAGTGATGACAAGTCCCCAGGGGCCGCCTCGGTGGCTGAGGAAGCCATCCTGATTGACTTTGGTACTCCCATCGATGCTTACTGCCACCAGTTTATCCAGGATGCACAGACCAAACCTGTTGAGGTGTTTGGGGAGCAGCCGCCAGCTGCTGCCCCCCTACTCAACCCTGTGTTGCCTGTGCAGAATAAAACCCCAGCAGACTCAGACAAGCAGCCAAGCTCCGAGCTGCAACATCGGCAGGAGGAGCCCCAGCTTCCCAGGCCATCCCAGCTAGACGTCGAGACGACTACCTCCAATTCCAACCTCCTCGCCGTCCAGAAGCCTAGCTCTGCTGCTTCAGGAGGCTCTCAGAGGAGTCTGGGTTCACAGATGGAGGGCAGCCTCGGCCCCTCGCCTGCCGACAGCAATGGTAGCCGAGTGGTCTCCCCCTTTGCCAAGATCAAGAGCTCCATGGTCCAGGTGGCCAGCCTCACACAGGCTGGCCTCACCCAGGGCATCAACTTTGCTGTGGCAAAGGTACAGAAGAGCCCAGAGCCAGATGCTGTCAATGAAGCCCAAGAGAACGAGCTGAAGGCAATGTTTACACAGTGCCAGACCAGGATCATTCAGATCTAG
- the inpp5f gene encoding phosphatidylinositide phosphatase SAC2 isoform X2 — protein sequence MELFQAKDEYILQSGDRALWCSRKDGTMTVRPATDLLLAWNPVCLGLVEGVIGKIQLHTDLPLGLVLIRQKALVGILPGDHKVYKITKIAVIPLSDEEPQELELELCKKHHFGIDKPEKLAPSPDDSKFLMKTFSQIKSNVAVPIKKKVKENKEKERLERRLLDELYKIFMDSDSFYYSMTYDLTNTVQRQGGSDKSSLPLWKQVDDRFFWNKHMIQDLIDLQVPEVDFWVVPIIQGFVQVEELVVNYNETSDEERSSPETPPQEVTCVDDIHPRFTVALISRRSRHRAGMRYKRRGVDTDGHVANYVETEQLIHVHSHTLSFVQTRGSVPVFWSQAGYRYNPRPRLEKGERETMSYFAAHFEEQLKLYNTQVIINLVDQGGREKIIGDAYLKQVLLYNNPKLTYVSFDFHEHCRGMKFENVQILTDAISDIITDMKWAWVDQAGVICKQEGIFRVNCMDCLDRTNVVQAAVARVVMEQQLKKLGVMPPEQPLPVKCYRIYQIMWANNGDTISRQYAGTAALKGDFTRTGERKLAGVMKDGVNSANRYYLNRFRDAYRQAVIDLMMGLPVTEDLYSIFSKEKEHEEKEKESQRGAQEQVSLLLQTYMQLLLPDDEKFHGGWALINCDMSLIDANNKDVDVLLLLSDKAYYIAYYDEEADKVNQYQRLNLEGLEKIEIGPEPTLFGKPKFCCMRLHYRNEETSGYFHTLRAATRNPEDDGKDTLQCIAEMLRITKQATGLDLLVVEKKLERRQSKPHEDIMGIQNKPADQGQGSSGLAQGKSFLLNKFSSLNQKVKQTKTNVNIGPFKPLGKLGTFSKPDVKVNFLKPTMHVNLWKSDSSLETSDNNPGGALKDIGDEHSDISDDSDSYNSDPEHPCSGSLENVDYVLPSCGIVASNPRLGSRSQSIGSVELNIPSVIRVTGCDGKQESPSQVSDDKSPGAASVAEEAILIDFGTPIDAYCHQFIQDAQTKPVEVFGEQPPAAAPLLNPVLPVQNKTPADSDKQPSSELQHRQEEPQLPRPSQLDVETTTSNSNLLAVQKPSSAASGGSQRSLGSQMEGSLGPSPADSNGSRVVSPFAKIKSSMVQVASLTQAGLTQGINFAVAKVQKSPEPDAVNEAQENELKAMFTQCQTRIIQI from the exons ATGGAGCTGTTCCAAGCCAAAGACGAGTATATTCTTCAGAGTGGGGACCGTGCTCTGTGGTGCAGCCGGAAAGACGGGACTATGACCGTCAGACCTG cgACTGACCTGCTTTTAGCTTGGAATCCCGTGTGTTTGGGTTTGGTAGAAGGTGTTATTGGCAAGATACAGCTTCACACAG ATCTTCCTCTCGGCCTTGTATTAATCCGCCAGAAAGCACTCGTGGGCATTTTACCAGGCGACCATAAAGTCTATAAGATCACCAAGATAGCTGTCATTCCGCTTTCTGATGAAGAGCCTCAGGAGCTCGAGCTGGAG CTTTGCAAGAAGCATCACTTTGGAATCGACAAACCAGAGAAACTGGCCCCGTCTCCTGATGATTCAAAGTTCTTGATGAAAACTTTCAGccagatcaaatcaaatgtgGCTGTGCCTATCAAGAAAAAG GtcaaggaaaacaaagagaaggaacGTCTGGAGAGGCGGCTGCTGGATGAGCTATACAAGATATTCATGGACTCGGACTCTTTCTATTACAGCATGACCTACGACCTGACAAACACTGTGCAGCGACAGGGAGGCTCGGATAAATCCAGTTTACCTCTGTGGAAACAG GTGGATGACCGTTTCTTCTGGAATAAGCACATGATCCAAGATCTAATTGACCTTCAG GTGCCAGAGGTGGACTTCTGGGTGGTACCAATCATCCAGGGCTTTGTTCAGGTGGAGGAACTGGTGGTGAACTACAATGAGACATCtgatgaggagaggagcagcCCTGAGACCCCACCGCAGGAGGTCACCTGTGTTGATGACATTCATCCCCGCTTCACTGTGGCCCTGATCTCCAGACGTAGCCGTCACCGTGCAG GGATGCGGTACAAACGCAGGGGAGTGGATACTGATGGCCATGTGGCGAACTATGTGGAGACAGAGCAGTTGATCCACGTGCACAGCCACACTCTGTCCTTTGTGCAGACTCGTGGCTCTGTGCCTGTCTTCTGGAGCCAGGCTGGGTACCGCTACAACCCCCGGCCACGCTTAGAGAAAG GAGAGAGGGAAACCATGTCTTACTTTGCTGCTCACTTTGAAGAACAGCTTAAACTCTACAATACGCAG GTCATCATTAACTTGGTCGATCAAGGTGGACGCGAGAAGATAATTGGCGACGCATATCTGAAGCAAGTCCTTCTTTACAACAATCCAAAACTCACATACGTTTCGTTTGACTTCCATGAGCACTG CCGAGGTATGAAGTTTGAGAATGTGCAAATACTGACAGATGCGatctctgacatcatcacagacatGAAGTGGGCTTG GGTGGATCAGGCCGGAGTTATCTGCAAGCAGGAGGGTATCTTCAGAGTCAACTGTATGGACTGTCTTGACAGAACCAATGTGGTCCAGGCTGCTGTTGCTCGGGTGGTGATGGAGCAACAG ctgaAGAAACTGGGTGTGATGCCTCCTGAGCAGCCTCTGCCCGTCAAGTGCTACAGGATTTATCAGATCATGTGGGCCAATAACGGAGACACCATCAGCAGACAGTACGCAGGCACAGCAGCGCTGAAG GGCGATTTCACCAGGACGGGTGAGAGGAAACTGGCTGGTGTGATGAAGGATGGTGTGAATTCAGCCAACCGCTACTATCTGAACCGCTTCAGGGATGCTTACAGACAAGCAGTCATTG ACCTAATGATGGGCTTGCCAGTGACGGAGGACCTCTACTCCATCTTCAGTAAGGAGAAGGAGcatgaagagaaggagaaagagagccagagaggagcACAGGAGCAGGTCAGCCTCCTGCTGCAGACATACATGCAGCTTTTACTGCCTGATGACGAGAAGTTTCACGGCGGTTGGGCCCTCATCAACTGTGACATGAG CCTCATCGATGCAAACAACAAAGACGTGGATGTgctgcttcttttgtccgacAAAGCATATTATATTGCTTA cTACGATGAAGAAGCAGATAAAGTCAACCAATACCAGCGACTCAATTTGGAGGGTTTGGAAAAGATAGAGATCG gtCCGGAGCCGACTCTGTTTGGGAAGCCAAAGTTCTGCTGCATGCGTTTGCATTACAGGAATGAGGAGACGAGTGGATACTTCCACACGCTGAGAGCAGCAACACGAAACCCTGAGGATGATGGAAAAG ACACGTTACAATGCATAGCTGAGATGCTTCGCATAACTAAACAGGCCACGGGGCTAGACCTGCTTGTGGTTGAAAagaagctggagag GCGGCAGAGTAAACCTCATGAGGATATAATGGGCATCCAGAACAAACCTGCTGACCAGGGACAGGGTAGCTCGGGTTTGGCACAGGGCAAAAGTTTCCTCCTCAACAAATTCTCCTCTCTCAATCAGAAAGTGAAACAGACCAAGACAAATGTAAACATCGGCCCCTTCAAGCCTCTCGGGAAGCTTGGCACCTTCTCTAAGCCTGATGTAAAAGTCAATTTCCTAAAGCCAACTATGCATGTCAACCTGTGGAAGTCGGACAGTAGCTTGGAGACATCAGATAACAACCCTGGCGGAGCCCTGAAAGATATCGGTGATGAGCACTCTGACATCTCCGACGACTCTGACTCCTATAATTCTGATCCAGAGCACCCGTGTTCTGGCTCTTTAGAGAACGTGGACTATGTGCTGCCCAGCTGTGGCATTGTAGCATCAAACCCACGACTGGGCAGTCGCTCCCAGTCAATTGGTAGCGTAGAACTAAATATTCCCTCTGTTATCCGGGTCACTGGCTGTGACGGGAAGCAGGAAAGCCCTTCTCAAGTCAGTGATGACAAGTCCCCAGGGGCCGCCTCGGTGGCTGAGGAAGCCATCCTGATTGACTTTGGTACTCCCATCGATGCTTACTGCCACCAGTTTATCCAGGATGCACAGACCAAACCTGTTGAGGTGTTTGGGGAGCAGCCGCCAGCTGCTGCCCCCCTACTCAACCCTGTGTTGCCTGTGCAGAATAAAACCCCAGCAGACTCAGACAAGCAGCCAAGCTCCGAGCTGCAACATCGGCAGGAGGAGCCCCAGCTTCCCAGGCCATCCCAGCTAGACGTCGAGACGACTACCTCCAATTCCAACCTCCTCGCCGTCCAGAAGCCTAGCTCTGCTGCTTCAGGAGGCTCTCAGAGGAGTCTGGGTTCACAGATGGAGGGCAGCCTCGGCCCCTCGCCTGCCGACAGCAATGGTAGCCGAGTGGTCTCCCCCTTTGCCAAGATCAAGAGCTCCATGGTCCAGGTGGCCAGCCTCACACAGGCTGGCCTCACCCAGGGCATCAACTTTGCTGTGGCAAAGGTACAGAAGAGCCCAGAGCCAGATGCTGTCAATGAAGCCCAAGAGAACGAGCTGAAGGCAATGTTTACACAGTGCCAGACCAGGATCATTCAGATCTAG